Proteins found in one Bacillus subtilis subsp. subtilis str. 168 genomic segment:
- the opuD gene encoding glycine betaine transporter (Evidence 1a: Function from experimental evidences in the studied strain; PubMedId: 14996799, 15849754, 16850406, 8752321, 9925583; Product type t: transporter), which yields MLKHISSVFWIVIAITAAAVLWGVISPDSLQNVSQSAQAFITDSFGWYYLLVVSLFVGFCLFLIFSPIGKIKLGKPDEKPEFGLLSWFAMLFSAGMGIGLVFYGAAEPISHYAISSPSGETETPQAFRDALRYTFFHWGLHAWAIYAIVALCIAYFQFRKGAPGLISSTLSPILGDKVNGPIGKAIDCIAVFATVVGVSTSLGLGATQINGGLNYLFGIPNAFIVQLVLIIIVTVLFLLSAWSGLGKGIKYLSNTNMVLAGLLMLFMLVVGPTVLIMNSFTDSIGQYIQNIVQMSFRLTPNDPEKREWINSWTIFYWAWWISWSPFVGIFIARVSRGRTIREFLIGVLVTPCILTFLWFSIFGVSAMDLQQKGAFNVAKLSTETMLFGTLDHYPLTMVTSILALILIAVFFITSADSATFVLGMQTSYGSLNPANSVKLSWGIIQSAMAAVLLYSGGLAALQNTAILAALPFSIVILLMIASLYQSLSKERREIKKAEKLDKPRSPRVKKAY from the coding sequence ATGTTGAAACATATATCTAGTGTATTTTGGATTGTGATTGCAATCACAGCTGCAGCTGTATTATGGGGTGTTATTTCTCCTGACAGCCTGCAAAATGTGTCTCAATCGGCACAAGCATTTATTACCGATTCATTTGGTTGGTATTATCTTTTAGTTGTCTCTTTGTTTGTCGGGTTTTGTCTCTTTTTGATTTTCAGCCCGATCGGAAAAATCAAACTCGGAAAGCCTGATGAAAAACCGGAATTCGGGTTATTATCATGGTTTGCCATGCTGTTCAGCGCAGGCATGGGAATCGGCTTAGTATTCTACGGTGCGGCTGAACCGATCAGCCATTACGCAATTAGCTCTCCATCAGGTGAAACAGAAACCCCCCAAGCCTTCAGAGATGCACTCCGCTATACGTTTTTCCACTGGGGTTTGCACGCTTGGGCCATTTATGCCATTGTGGCATTATGCATTGCCTATTTCCAATTCCGCAAAGGCGCACCCGGGTTAATCAGCAGCACACTGTCACCGATTCTCGGGGATAAAGTAAACGGACCGATCGGAAAGGCCATTGACTGTATTGCAGTTTTCGCCACTGTTGTCGGGGTGTCAACAAGTCTTGGTCTTGGCGCAACCCAAATTAACGGCGGTTTGAATTACCTGTTCGGCATTCCGAATGCGTTTATCGTCCAATTGGTTTTAATCATTATTGTGACAGTGCTCTTTTTACTTTCTGCGTGGAGCGGACTCGGAAAAGGAATTAAGTATTTAAGCAACACAAACATGGTATTGGCCGGATTGTTAATGTTGTTTATGCTCGTTGTCGGGCCTACAGTGCTGATAATGAACTCATTTACAGATTCTATCGGACAATACATTCAAAATATCGTTCAAATGAGCTTCAGACTGACACCGAACGATCCTGAAAAACGCGAATGGATTAACAGCTGGACGATTTTCTATTGGGCATGGTGGATTTCCTGGTCTCCATTTGTCGGCATTTTCATCGCCCGTGTATCCAGAGGCCGGACGATCCGCGAATTTTTAATCGGCGTCTTGGTGACACCTTGTATTTTGACATTTCTATGGTTCTCCATTTTCGGCGTATCAGCCATGGATCTCCAGCAAAAAGGCGCGTTCAATGTAGCAAAGCTGTCCACTGAAACGATGCTGTTCGGAACACTTGATCACTATCCGCTGACAATGGTGACATCGATCCTTGCATTGATTCTGATCGCAGTATTCTTTATCACGTCAGCTGATTCAGCTACATTCGTGCTGGGCATGCAGACGTCGTACGGTTCTTTAAATCCGGCGAATTCTGTGAAACTCAGCTGGGGTATCATTCAGTCCGCCATGGCGGCTGTGCTCCTATATTCCGGAGGGCTTGCCGCTTTGCAGAACACAGCGATTCTGGCAGCGCTGCCGTTTTCTATCGTTATCCTGCTGATGATTGCCTCTCTCTATCAATCGCTCTCAAAAGAAAGAAGAGAGATCAAAAAAGCGGAGAAACTCGATAAACCAAGAAGTCCAAGAGTGAAAAAAGCATATTAA
- the yteV gene encoding conserved sporulation-related protein (Evidence 4: Unknown function but conserved in other organisms; PubMedId: 8990290) yields the protein MLKVAVFDEEHEKDLQTEINSFLKGISEEQLIDIKYTVSAACDPDGEQLYCFSALILYRK from the coding sequence ATGCTGAAGGTAGCGGTATTTGATGAAGAGCATGAAAAAGACTTACAAACGGAAATCAATTCATTTTTAAAAGGGATATCGGAGGAGCAGCTGATAGATATCAAATATACGGTTTCGGCGGCGTGCGACCCAGACGGCGAGCAGCTTTACTGTTTTTCCGCCCTTATTTTATATCGCAAATAA
- the rmgU gene encoding putative membrane enzyme for rhamnogalaturonan degradation (Evidence 3: Putative function from multiple computational evidences; PubMedId: 15849754, 16850406, 17449691, 23504016; Product type e: enzyme) has protein sequence MEHDGSLGRMLRFCEWIMRFAYTNLLWLFFTLLGLGVFGIMPATAALFAVMRKWIQGQDNVPVLKTFWQEYKGEFFRSNLLGAVLALIGVIIYIDLALIYPSHFLLHILRFAIMIFGFLFVSMLFYVFPLLVHFDWKKRLYVKFSLLLSVAYLQYTLTMLALTVALFFLLAYLPGIVPFFSVSLISYCHMRIVYAVLLKVEQHGGEPQRKSHIRKAFYPETR, from the coding sequence ATGGAACATGATGGCTCACTGGGACGGATGCTGCGTTTTTGCGAATGGATTATGAGATTTGCGTATACAAACTTGCTGTGGCTGTTTTTTACGTTGCTCGGTCTCGGCGTGTTTGGCATCATGCCCGCGACCGCGGCTTTATTCGCTGTCATGCGGAAGTGGATCCAGGGGCAGGACAACGTTCCGGTGCTCAAAACGTTTTGGCAGGAATACAAGGGTGAATTTTTTCGTTCAAATCTGCTCGGCGCTGTACTGGCGCTCATCGGAGTGATCATTTATATTGATTTGGCCTTAATTTATCCAAGTCATTTCCTTCTGCACATCCTGCGCTTCGCCATTATGATATTTGGCTTTTTGTTCGTATCCATGCTTTTTTATGTGTTTCCGCTGCTTGTCCATTTTGACTGGAAAAAACGTCTGTATGTGAAATTTTCGCTCTTGCTCAGTGTGGCGTATTTGCAATATACGCTTACTATGCTTGCGCTGACTGTTGCTCTCTTTTTCTTGCTTGCGTACCTGCCGGGCATTGTCCCTTTTTTCAGCGTCAGCCTTATCAGCTACTGCCATATGCGCATTGTTTATGCCGTGCTGCTGAAAGTGGAGCAGCACGGCGGCGAGCCACAGAGGAAATCCCATATACGGAAAGCTTTTTATCCGGAAACGAGATAA